In Amycolatopsis coloradensis, one genomic interval encodes:
- a CDS encoding HNH endonuclease signature motif containing protein → MDTRNATVALLKEITSADVLREVNASLDSLEDNDAVDAAVAASEGIARLEAVRFRALAHLNRHRDGASSVVQEVALALSVVDGHAAGLVSTAAALTTRLPRTLGLLDRGQVGGYGAMKVATATAWLSDEDARAVDEVLEDRLPGRNSDQIRKAANHAAMMADRDGAGRRVERHRAGRRLSIRQGETGVASIEVEDGPVEKVAAAYTRIDREARALKTGGEARTLDQLRADVALDLLLGGQGGKGERAEVFLYMDLNTYLGVNDDPAELAGHGHIPASLARHIASGPDTVLRRIVTDPLSGQVLDLGRDRYRPTAGLGEFVRVRDRECRRPGCHRVAQACDLDHSVPWQHGGHTADTELIDLCRRDHRLKDEPGWVYRLASDGTLTITTPTGQSYDSTPPPLHEPRTEEPPF, encoded by the coding sequence GTGGACACACGCAACGCCACCGTGGCGCTACTCAAGGAAATCACCTCAGCCGATGTGCTTCGGGAGGTCAATGCTTCACTGGATTCGTTGGAGGACAACGATGCCGTCGACGCGGCCGTAGCGGCGTCGGAAGGGATCGCACGCCTGGAGGCGGTCCGGTTCCGCGCACTCGCACACCTGAACCGTCACCGCGACGGCGCGTCGAGTGTGGTACAGGAGGTCGCGCTCGCCCTGTCCGTTGTGGACGGTCACGCCGCCGGACTGGTGTCGACGGCGGCAGCGTTGACCACCCGGCTGCCGCGCACCCTGGGGCTGCTGGATCGTGGGCAGGTGGGTGGTTATGGGGCGATGAAGGTCGCCACTGCCACCGCCTGGTTGTCCGACGAGGACGCCCGCGCGGTGGACGAGGTCCTGGAGGATCGGTTGCCGGGGCGGAATTCCGATCAGATCCGGAAAGCGGCCAATCACGCGGCGATGATGGCCGACCGCGACGGCGCCGGCCGCCGCGTAGAACGACATCGCGCCGGGCGTCGCTTGTCGATCCGGCAGGGCGAGACCGGCGTCGCCTCAATCGAAGTCGAAGACGGCCCGGTGGAGAAAGTGGCCGCTGCCTATACGCGGATCGACCGCGAGGCACGGGCATTGAAGACTGGTGGGGAGGCCCGCACTTTGGATCAGCTGCGCGCCGACGTCGCCCTCGACCTCCTGCTCGGCGGCCAGGGCGGGAAGGGTGAACGGGCTGAGGTGTTCCTCTACATGGACTTGAATACCTATCTCGGCGTGAATGACGATCCCGCGGAGCTGGCCGGGCACGGGCACATCCCCGCCTCGCTGGCCCGGCACATCGCTTCTGGGCCGGACACGGTGTTGCGGCGGATCGTCACCGACCCGCTCTCCGGACAGGTCCTGGATTTGGGCCGTGATCGGTATCGGCCTACGGCGGGGTTGGGTGAGTTCGTGAGGGTGCGGGACCGGGAATGCCGAAGACCCGGCTGCCACCGGGTCGCTCAGGCCTGCGATCTCGACCACTCGGTGCCCTGGCAACACGGCGGCCATACCGCCGACACCGAACTGATCGACCTCTGCCGCCGCGACCACCGCCTGAAAGACGAACCCGGCTGGGTCTACCGGCTCGCCTCTGACGGCACACTGACGATCACCACGCCTACCGGGCAGAGCTACGACAGCACACCACCGCCACTGCACGAACCTCGCACCGAGGAACCGCCGTTCTGA